The Diprion similis isolate iyDipSimi1 chromosome 11, iyDipSimi1.1, whole genome shotgun sequence genome includes a region encoding these proteins:
- the LOC124412738 gene encoding sialin-like produces MVGYVRAACAMMLCIANMIIYGLKVNIATAIIGMTKHKPVEEEKAAPQCPQFTNDDTEAARIQGPFEWTPVEQGFVVSIYFAGYMLGMFPSGYCADRFNSKWVLIVTVFFNAVTTILLPLTARAHLHALYALRFLTGLVSSSNLPVMNVMMGKWIVYEEKSMWAAIIYAGMPLGTVISILTTAQIMSAAGWEAVFYIHGTLPLIWCIIFIFFFADNPESQKFITEEEREYICAAYGHRKPFSENKPRVPWKAIFTSVPLWALILTNTLGNFSWYFLLTTAPLYMNHILKFNIKANAGITCFPYLIIAILNPCLGKMLDWGRLRGIWNMTVARKIAVTISCVPTAVLILIIAYIGCHRLATTILLCINIVVAGTVFIGHLCNQNDLSPNFAGILMGITNTPGTIPAFVIPALTGHFTKNEHTFATWRNIFWIIIICQISAWLIFTIFGSGNIQPWNEVEQSAVTEEVASESRNREDRRQ; encoded by the exons ATGG TGGGTTACGTCCGCGCTGCCTGCGCGATGATGCTCTGCATCGCAAACATGATAATCTACGGACTAAAGGTTAACATTGCAACGGCTATAATTGGTATGACAAAACACAAGCCTGTCGAAGAGGAAAAGGCAGCCCCACAGTGCCCACAGTTCACCAATGACGATACCGAGGCTGCCAGGATCCAAGGACCGTTCGAATGGACACCGGTTGAGCAAGGATTCGTCGTTAGCATCTACTTCGCCGGATACATGCTCGGCATGTTTCCTAGTGGATACTGCGCCGATAG GTTCAACTCAAAGTGGGTGTTGATCGTCACGGTATTCTTCAACGCTGTTACAACTATTCTGTTGCCGCTGACAGCACGAGCGCATCTCCATGCGCTTTACGCTCTTCGATTCCTGACCGGTCTAGTAAGCTCCTCGAACCTTCCGGTAATGAACGTGATGATGGGCAAGTGGATTGTTTACGAGGAGAAGAGCATGTGGGCGGCGATCATATACGCGGGCATGCCGCTTGGTACTGTGATATCGATACTGACCACCGCTCAAATCATGAGTGCCGCAGGCTGGGAGGCCGTATTCTACATCCATGGAACTCTACCTTTGATCTGGtgtattattttcatcttctttttcgcCGATAACCCCGAGTCACAAAAGTTTATCACTGAAGAAGAACGGGAATATATTTGCGCTGCTTATGGTCACCGCAAACCCTTTTCTGAAAACAAGCCCAGAGTACCATGGAAGGCCATTTTCACTTCGGTACCGTTGTGGGCCCTGATACTAACCAATACTCTTGGCAATTTTTCCTGGTACTTTTTATTGACCACGGCGCCTTTGTACATGAATCATATTCTCAAGTTCAACATCAAAGCG AACGCCGGGATAACCTGCTTTCCGTATCTGATCATCGCGATTCTCAATCCATGTCTTGGAAAGATGTTGGACTGGGGAAGATTGCGGGGTATTTGGAATATGACGGTAGCAAGAAAAATTGCCGTCACTATAA GCTGCGTCCCGACCGCTGTACTCATATTAATCATCGCTTACATCGGGTGTCACAGGTTGGCCACAACGATTCTTCTTTGCATAAATATCGTCGTAGCCGGTACAGTTTTCATCGGCCACTTATGTAACCAGAACGACTTGTCCCCGAACTTCGCAGGGATTTTGATGGGGATCACAAACACACCTGGCACTATTCCGGCGTTCGTTATCCCAGCCCTGACAGGGCACTTTACCAAGAACGAG CACACCTTCGCTACctggagaaatattttctggATAATCATCATATGTCAGATATCAGCGTGGCTGATATTCACAATATTTGGATCCGGTAACATTCAGCCTTGGAATGAAGTCGAACAGAGTGCTGTCACAGAGGAGGTGGCATCTGAAAGTAGAAATCGTGAGGACCGCCGTCAGTAA